The proteins below come from a single Alligator mississippiensis isolate rAllMis1 chromosome 2, rAllMis1, whole genome shotgun sequence genomic window:
- the LOC132248252 gene encoding zinc metalloprotease ZmpB-like has product MLLSPSPCDRGTSPSPISPTSGSTVTRGSRPQVAVRVKGEEGPSDEMQPPGALQDPGDPRREQPSTHGADRPLDKPPRIPREDPPSLQHSGAGTLQRAEQQPAEEGPVILELQRTCAGSLEERSSPTPEPGQVQKGQGRPPKQEESSELREVFEDVAVYFTRKEWELLDDEDKVLYRDQMLKNHQAFVSLGKALGLASPRRYVNCAVLQSPPCSNSLILMNFWP; this is encoded by the exons ATGCTGCTGTCCCCGTCCCCGTGCGATCGGGGGAcatcccccagccccatctcacCCACATCCGGCTCCACGGTGACGCGCGGATCTCGTCCCCAGGTCGCGGTGAGGGTGAAGGGCGAGGAGGGGCCCTCCGATGAGATGCAGCCCCCGGGGGCCCTGCAGGACCCTGGTGATCCCCGGCGGGAGCAGCCCAGCACCCATGGTGCGGACAGgcctctggacaagccacctcGCATTCCCAGAGAGGATCCCCCGTCCCTGCAGCACTCAG gtgctgggaccctgcagagagctgagcagcagcctgctgaggaggggccggtgatcctggagctgcagaggacgtGCGCAGGGAGCCTGGAGGAAAGGAGCTCCCCGACCCCTGAGCCAGGGCAAGTGCAGAAGGGGCAAggcaggcctccaaagcaggaggagagctcggag ctccgggaggtgttcgaggacgtggctgtgtatttcacacggaaggagtgggagctgctggatgatgaagacaaggtgctttaccgggaccagatgctgaagaatcaCCAAGCcttcgtttccctgggtaaagctctgggtcTTGCTTCCCCCCGGAGATATGTGAATTGTGCAGTTTTGCAGTCACCTCCCTGTTCCAACAGTCTCATCCTGATGAACTTTTGGCCGTAG